Below is a window of Sciurus carolinensis chromosome 6, mSciCar1.2, whole genome shotgun sequence DNA.
catttcttcctttccatttctttcacctgttttttttctccttgctaTATCTCAGTCTGATTTTAtagattcagatttttttctcagttttttagaTGACTGAAAGCTGGGCTGCACTCCATATAAGGTTTGGTTTATTCTTAGGACCTAGTGCTTCAGAGTCAACTCTGTACCCAAGTTTATCTCCCTAGCCAGTGATAAGTGATGTTTGCCCTCTTGAGCTTGGCAAACATCTCCAACACAAAAGTTCACTTTGGATTTCAATCTTCCATATCTTGACTTGGTTATTCTTTATCCCCTTGTTAAATTATCTGATTCCTCAGACCATTTCTAGGTCTGAGCTAGAGAGTTTGTCAAAATTATCTAGTCTGTCTTTACTGGAATAAAACTGAAGAACCAAGATTTGAACTCAATTCCATTTAATTCCAAGGTCTGTACTTTGAACCACATACTGTATTGCCTTATATGCCCtttgttgtaaaaataaatatcattttacactttttattgtttatgcttttcaaggaagaaagtgatcacaaggaaaaaacttaagacttatttttgttgttttttcttctctttagtgaAGCAAATAAGCAACATGTAAGATGTCAGAAATGCTTGGAATTTGGACATTGGACTTATGAatgcacaggaaaaagaaaatacctcCATAGGCCTTCAAGAACAGCAGAACTAAAgaaagctttaaaagaaaaagaaaacagattattATTACAACAAAGGTAGGTTTACATGTGGTATccaaaggaatattttatatgtacttttagACTTTATTAAGGGACTAAATGTTTCATGGCATTTTCcagattttaattataataatagctAAAGTTTAGTGAGTGTTTACTATGTGCTGGGTACTATACTAAGCTCTTTACAAGTATTAACTTATTTAAGTCTCAATTATATAATGTTAAGGTAGGTACTATTATAATCCTCACTTTATATATGAagaaagtgaggcacagagaggacaGTAACTTGTTTAGTGTTACACAACTAGAGGAAAAGTTCATTGTTAAAACCAGCTGCCTGTCCCTAGAGTCCATGCTCTTAGTCATTGCTTTATTGCCTCAACTATCAATGAAATGACAACAGAATATTATAAAGTACAAGATCTGAGCAAATATGGTAAGCTATTCAATATACAATAAGTATATCAATAAGATACAGAAtggtatatataatatactataatttatgttaaagaataatagaattatttttggaaatattaatGATTGAGAGTAGTGGTTACTTGCTAGGAGAACCTTACAGCAGGGGATCTGGAAAATTATTTAGTCTTTTATGTCCTTTGACATAAGACATTTCAAAATTCCTATGAAATGAGTGTCTGTGTTTTAGATAAGCTGAAATAGGAAAATACTGGGTTTAATTAGTATTACAGATTAGAAGCAGCATCTTCATAAGGACTGTTGGCTACATAATAGTGTTGTAAACATCTGGACTTATAAGGCAGCAGTCTTCCACTCTGCACAGGTGAAATTTCTTCCAGGGCCATGCAGGAATAGATAAACaactaacttctttttttttttttttttggcggtgctggggattgaacccaggccttgtacttgcaaggcaagcactctaccaactgagctatctccccaacccccaacttctttttctaaaatatttttttagttgtagatggacacaatacctttattttatttatttatttttctgtggtgctgaggattgaacccagtgcctcacatgtgctaggcagtcactctaccactgagctacaactctagcccctAAATAACCAACTTCTGTATTATCAACATTCTCATGTACCTTTTCAGAAACAAATCTGTGTAAGATCATGCTtgttagccaggcatggtggtaaacacctgtaatcccagactgaagcaagaggatctaaagttcaaggccaccctcagcaacttagtgagaccttaagcaatttagtgagactctatcgcaaaataaaaaatgaaaagggctggggatgtagctcagtgacacagtgccctggttcaattcctggtaaaaatagcaacaaaaaaattgTGCCTATTGGTTCTCCTGTTccacttttctttttgattaaattGACTGTATATCATATTTAGCCTAAAATAGGAAACTTTTCACTTGGTTATAACAAGGAATACTGTACTCTGAGTATATGTTATACAGCAAAGTGTTTCTCCAATATAAAACAGCTTTGGGGAATGGCAAAAGGGTTTGTCTGCACTGTGTATAATCTGTTAACAGGAGCTTTTTTCCCTCTTGTGTCTATCAGCATTGGAGAGACTAATGTCGAAaaaaagaccaagaaaaaaaGGTATGTGTATCTTTAGACGTATTTGATAGAAAATATGTCATGCTAGGTGGTGGAATAAGAATGGTGATTTTGAAATAGTAGGTATAAGATTTGAGTCTGAGGTCTATTGTTTGCAATTCAGTAATTAAGCATCATCTTACTTTCCTCTACTTACCTATTTGGAATTTATtgcctccatttttcctttttttgtgtatttctaGAGTCCTTCTGCTTGGAAGTAGAAAATGTCTTCTTTTGACTTAGAATAGAAAGTTCTAGATTAGTAGAAGTTGTTGGCCACCACATCTGATCCGAAGTAGTTAAAATGAAGAATATgagtctggggatgtaactcagtggtagagcacttacctagtatgtgcaagaccctgagtttcctccccagcaccaccaaaaaacaaagaatattactCTTGtggggcatagtggtgcacacctgtggtcccagcagctcaggaggctaaggcaggaggattgagagttcaaagccagcctcagcaacttagcgaggtacTTAGCAACTCATCGAGACCCTTTctttaaataagatacaaaaagtGGACTGGGGATTGGCGCAGTcatttagcacccctgggttcaattctcagtaccaaaaaataaatttaaaaaattattactctGCATGAGATTTAAATAGACCCAGTTGTTACACTGCAGCTTTATTCAAGTAATATTCACTCTGAAGCATAATAGGGTAGATAAGCCAGTAGTGCACTCCATCCAAGAGTTTAAACTGCTGAAGTAAAAAAGACCTTGTAAAGGGGCGGGGGTGTGGCTTACAACAGTTAGGCAATCCCCAAATCATCAAACCTAGAGATAGCATGCTAGCAAAGCATCAGGATATGCATTCATCATGTCATGAAATTGCTTCCAGTCATTCTATTACACGTCAACTTCCCATGTATATACTATTCGTCTAATAGGTCAAAGAGTGTAACTAGTTCCAGTAGCAGTGACAGTTCAGCCAGTGATTCATCATCAGAGAGTGAAGAAACATCTACCTCATCTTCTTCAGAGGACAGTGACACTGACGAGAGCTCCTCTAGTTCTTCATCTTCAGCCTCCTCCAcaacctcttcctcctccactgaTTCAGACTCAGATTCCAGCTCTTCCAGTAGCAGCAGCACCAGCACAGATAGCAGCTCTGAAGATGAGCCacccaagaagaagaaaaaaaaatagaatggctCTATCCATGTTGGACTGATGGACTGAAAACATCATTGTGATTCTCAGAAAAGAACATAGACAATGTTAAAGCCAAATAGATTAAGTGGTCAAAATTTCTAGAGTTCAAAAGTTtctgccgggtgcagtggcatacgcctggaatcccagtggctccagaggctgaggcaggaggattgcgggttcaaagtcagcctcagcaacctaaggAGGCCCTCAACAATCTAgggagctcctgtctcaaaataaaaaataaacagagatggggatgtgactcagtggttaaacactcctgagttaaatccctggtaccaaaaaaaaaaaaatttctaagtgTTTTACATTCTAAGAGCATAAAGATtattaacatatatacatatgacttttattttagagatgaatcttgtttttcttttttaatctttaaaatatatctgtaGAACTTAATCAAAGCTGCAATCTAGTAAATATGTTTTTGTGatgaaacttattttttcttcctgtaaaatAAATGCCATACTTTGTTATATGTTAATGGTATATGTCAGACAAGTTTTCAGGATAAGGCTTGGAATATCTGGCAATGAATTTCTAATGCTTTTGACTGTGTTACTATGTAAAATTTAATACATTGATATTATAACCTTAGGAGTTTTCCTACTGTTAATAAATGTgctctatttttatgtttatgttcaGAAAGTTATTTTGACTTTTTGTCCTGATAAGTCGAAGGGacctataaatatatttatacctTTTAAATGCTGCAAGTGTCAAGTTGTtgtgttttttcattcatttccttctgCTTCCTTAAGTTCTTAGAGTTATCCTTTTCTGAGGAAAATCATTCTAGAAGAACCTAAAAAGTGACAAAAAAACTGAAACTAAGGAGTCTAATTTTcgtgccttttaaaaaaattcagagtatAGAAAAGAAAGCAACCAGCTAAAAGGCTGGCTTAAGTAAAAGTGCTATAAATATCTTTGTGTAGTAAAACTGCTATAAAAGGTACAGTTCACAATGGGGGAAAGTAAGAGGAAGAGTGgtaatttttccaaaaatcagGACAGCATTGGTTGccttttattaaaaagattttcttaagCTTTCATATTTCATAAAGATTGCCTTTTGTGGGctgcggttgtagctcagtggtagcacgtgtaaagcactgggttcgatcctcaataccacataaaaataaataaaataaagatactgtgtccatctacaactaaaaaaaaaaaaaaaattgccttttgcaagctggggttgtgattcagtgacttgcctaacatatgggacactgggtttgattctcagcaccacataataaataaataaaaaatatccattggcaacctaaaatatatttaaacaaaaagatTGCCTTTTGCCATTTTTGAATTTATAGTATGACAGTTTATATGGTATCTGGTTTATGTGACATTTGACTGCATAACTGAATGATGAGGATTAGTGGTGTGTTTACATATGCACAGTTAACATGAAAGGTTAAAAAGGAAATACTGTACAATGTTCCTCAAAAGTAAAATACTCATTGTGGTGAGATTGGTTTAACATCACATTCTGTGATGACTTTTATACTTTTTGGAAAGAGGTATCATTTATAGAAAAATCTTGATTTGGGTTAAATATAGGTTTTCAAaactgttgtttttttaaaaatatttttatgagaaagtGGTAGGTAGAAAGCTGCTTTTGAAGAAAATGGGCTTCTCTTTACATGttgaaatatatgtatgttttgaGTTTAGAAAGTTTGTAATTACCTGTAAATTTTACAGAACCATCTGCTTTCAAttgtaaataaacttttaaaaatatttcagaagactTCCTAGAGAATGTATCACTTCACAGGTAGATTTAATAAATCATTCTTCCAACACCTTAACAATGTTTGTTGTCTCTGCAAGGGCAATGTTAGCAACTAAAGAacttggaagagaaagaaatgtatacCTGGGATGCATTCCTTGCCATTAAATAAAACTCAGAACTTGTGCTCAAAAGCTTAAACtctttgcaattttatttaatgccaattttttctccttttgaaggTAAGGACATTTAAACAAATTCTAATTTCGATATTTTACTACTACAACTGTTAAATGTATGCTTGGAGAAGTACAGAGGGCAGGAACTTGATTCTTTTCTAACCATATGTATTCCTCAAAAATACAGAATCAGTAGCAAAGTAGAGACTTAACTTGGAAAGAATTTCTGTCCATCCTGCCCAGGAGCAGGACTCTGGGAGTTGAGTCCCGGTGAATATAGGAAGTGTATTATTCCTCAACCacaatcatgtcaaaaaaatgtttcattccacaaacattttGTTAGTGTGGttgtacaaaataataatttcagcCTAGAATCAAAACACCGTGTTAGCCATAAGTTAACACTGGAAGTGAAAATAATGCAGGAGGGTGTGTTTCAAACAACATTTTagttattcttttaactttttattttgaactaattgtatatttataaaaattttgcaaAAATAGTGCAGTTTCCTTATATTCTCCACCTAGCTTCCCCTAAGGTTAACATCTTACATAACCACACTACTATGATGAGAGCCAAGAAATTAACACTTGGCAAAATAAGTCAAGAACCTTACTCCTATTTTACCAGTTTTCCAACTGATATCCATTTTCTCTTCCAGAATACTACCCAGAAACTGCATTTAGTTACTTCTACTTCTCCTTTAATCTCAAAGTTCCTCATTCTTGTCTTTCATACCCTTGTTCAATTATGAAGagtttttattggttattttgtcTAATGGCCCTCCATTTGGGTctatcttatatatttttatgactgaacTGAGGTTATGCTTTTTGGAAGAGGATCATGGAAATAAAGTGTCCTCAAGTCCTTCATATCACAGGATTCATGTTGATGTCTTATTTATTACTTGATGGCACCAGCCTTGATCACTTGCTTAAGGTGGTTTCTATTAGATTTTTCCATGCTTattatagttttccttttttagttaATAGATATCTTGGAGATACTTTGAGCATAAGCAAATTGTTTATCCTCAAACTCAcctactgtttttaaaaaatattttttttgtagatggacacaatattttgtttgtttgtatgtagtgctaaggatcggacccagtgtctcacacatgctaggcaagcgctccaccactgagccacaaccccagtcctttttttttttttttttaataaatgacataatgcctttatttttatgtggtgctgaggattgaacccaatgcctcatacgTGTGAGGCAAACATTGCACCGctgagccactaccccagcccTCACCTGCTAGTTTTAGTGGCTCTTCTCCACAACAGCTGTTATTCTGATGCTTTTGAGTGatgacttttctatttccttttttttctacatttattattGGAACTCTTTTGGGAATGCCTGCCTCCTCTCCCCCATTCATTTAATTGATTACTTATAGTTTAGACTCATGGATGtttatttctcctctctctttctctgtccctctgcctTACCCCACCCCACCGCAGATTTTCTTACTTTTGGGGACTGACCAGAAGAtgttcccagctcttttttttttttttttttttttttatggtactggagattgaacccagggacacttcaccaccgagctacatcctaaaccctttttggtttttgttttgaggcagggtcccactactgagttgcttagggccttgctaaattgccgaggctggtcttgaacttgcaatctcctacCTAACctaccaagtcactgggattgcaggcgtgcatcACCCACCAGCTCAACTCATTTATGATCTCCCTCTCTCAGCTTTGGAACCAATCACTTCTCCAAGGGGCCCTCACTGGAAATTAGTTCTTGAAATTCAAGATCTGGGTGctatcttttttatctttttacacATTTCAAATAGTAGTGTTGTGAGGTAGCTAGCTAAGGTGTGAAGACTTGCTGTATTAGTCCGTTTTGTGCTGTCATAATAGAATACCTGAGCctgggtaatttatttttttaatattttttggttgttgatggacctttatttatctttatgcagtgctgaggatcgaacccagtgcctcacacatgccaggcaagctctcttccactgagccacaaccccagcccagactgggtaatttataatgaataataattttctgggcatggtggcacatggctgtaatcccactgactctggaggattgcaaattcaaggccagcctcagcaactttgcaaggccctttctcaaaatgaaaaacaaaaagaacaaaaagaactggggatgtagctcagtggtaaagcaccccttacgttcaattctcagtatcaccccccccccaaaaaaaaaagtattgactcACACTTCTGGAGTctaagttcaagatcaaggtgatTGCAAGGGCCTTCATGCTGCATCATTATTTAACTAAGGCAGAAGGGCAAAGAGACAAAAGGGAACCAAACTCACCCTTTTATGATGGCATTAGTCCCACCCATAAGGACAGAGTCCTCAAGGCCTAATCACCTCTCAGAGGTCCCATTTCATAATAATGTTATAAAAGCAATTAAATTGCAACATGTTTAAAGAGTTAGAGAGTCAAACCTTAGCACTTGGCATCGACTGGAAGAATTAACATGATTACCTTCAACATATATCTCaccttagctttttttttttttttccaaccatagattgaacccaagggtgctttatcactgagctacatccacagaccagtccttgttattttttgagacaggggctcactgagtttcTGAGAATATTGCTAAAtttctaaggctggccttgaacttggggttCTCCTATGTCAAcctctagagttgctgggattataggcctataCCACTATAACCTGCTTCCCACCTTAGCCTTCCTTGCTTTACTTTTATAGGACTCTTCCTTAGGACCAatgttttccctccctcctttccttcataCCCTCCTtaattccttcctcccttctttacCCAGAAGTTGGTGCTTGCAAAGcacaggctctaccactgagctacacccgcaGCCCGCAATAATGCTTTCTTTAAGAACAGGTGGAAGAGGCGGCTTCAATTACAAATTTTCATTACTGTCTCTTTTCCCCAACTCTGCAATAAATCTGCATGCAGTTGgataggatatagctcagtgggagagtgcttgccctAACATACACAAGaacctggggtcaatccccagaactggaaaaattttttttcattaaacacAAGCTAAATAACCACTTCTCACTTCTTAATTGCAAGAATTtataatggcaattaaatttcaccGTTATGAATTGGTGACTTATTTGAAAGAAATTGACCCAAAGCACCgtttccaattttgtttttttttttaattttactttttgcagtgTTGGACATTGGACCCAGAGTTTTGTGCATGTTATGCAAGCacttctatcactgagctacgcccCATCCCTCCCTTTGTGTTTCTTTCTATAAGGTTTTTACACCCAGGAAAATTGTGCCATAAAAAGATTTAGAGTGTGTGTgtactagagagagagagagggagagatgatggaaagggaaaagagaaaagaaaatcagtatatCTGGACTACAGATTCATTCTCAGTTCAAGTTTAGAAGTGGGGAGAGTTGGAGATTGAAAACTTGGAAATTGCCGATGTTTTTGAAAAGTCTTGTGTACCCCCTAAAAGTATTTGTGTTTGTTATTCCAGGTAATCAGTAATGTAAGCCACAAATACTAATAGAGCTGTTATTTAGAAGGTTCtaaacaaagacataaaaattcaacaatactTCCTTTGGAGTTCACTATCTAATTGGAGAAACTAGATAAACAAAGAATCATGAAAAGAGAACTTTCAGTGAAACATGTAAAATGAACCCAATGTTCATTACCATCTCTTCCTGAAATAATCTAGCTAAAAtggcagaaaagaagaaaacaaaacagaaaaaaaaaattaaggcactACTCAGCAttctcatatataaaaatataaggatTTAGATATGTATGAGATTTATTATAagaattggctcatgtgattacAGAGGTTAAGAATTCCCACaatctgccaggcacagtggcgcacacctgtaatcccagcagctcaggaggctgaggcaggaggatcgccagttcaaagccagcctcagcaaaagtgaggcactaagcaactcagtgagaccctgtctctaaataaaatacaaaatagagctggggatgtggctcagcacaTCATGATGGGAGTGTATGGTAGAACAAAACTTCTCGTTTTGTACCTaggaagtaaaagagagagagaacgagaCTGAGGTCTTAAAATCCACTTGAAGGGAATACACCAATTAACCCAAAGATCTTGTTCTAAGGCCCCATTCTTACTTTCTAACACTTCTTACTGGGCGCAGTGGcacgcacctataatcccagtgactgaaggCTCAAGCAGGAGCtgctgaagccagcctcagcaatttagcaaagacctaaacaacttagtgaggccctgtcacaaaataaaaaataaaaaggactggggatgtgactcggtggttaagtgcccctcggttcagtcccaagtaccaaaaaaaaaaaaaaaaaaaagtttccactATCTTTTCAAGACTGCCAAGCAGGTGACCTTTTAACACATTgacctttgggggatattccagatccaaactatagcagcaTCCCTCATCCCTTAGCCCAATCATgttgaaattaatataaaatcaaCCATTATAGGAAATAAAGGAGTTGAGAGATGATAATTATTATAGAAGCTGAAAAGTGGATGCTAACTTAAATGATCAAAGAAGGCCAAAGCCTATGCTTTGCAGTGAGGAAAAATCAACAGGAAACAAATAGATTTAGGTCACAAAAATCTGAAAAGCCTCCAAACTTGAGGGCACCATGCACTTCAGTCAGCCCAGGTACAGAAAGGGCCTTGAAAACAGAaagactagaagaaaatttatataaaaatcattgggaaaaaggaaatatcatgacagacaccactgagatacataacataatgagaagctacttcgaaaatctgtattccaacaaaatagaaactaccgaagacattgacaaatttctagagacatatgctcctcccaaactgaaccaggaggacatacacaatttaaacagatcaatatcaagcaatgaaatagaagaagtcattaaaaacctaccttccaagaaaagcccaggaccagacggattctcagctgagttctacaagaacttcaaagaagaactcattccaatacttctcaaagtattccagcaaatagaaaaggagggtaccctaccaaactcattccatgaagctaatatcaccctcatacccaaaccaggaaaagacacatcaagga
It encodes the following:
- the Zcchc10 gene encoding zinc finger CCHC domain-containing protein 10, producing MATPMHRLIARRQAEANKQHVRCQKCLEFGHWTYECTGKRKYLHRPSRTAELKKALKEKENRLLLQQSIGETNVEKKTKKKRSKSVTSSSSSDSSASDSSSESEETSTSSSSEDSDTDESSSSSSSSASSTTSSSSTDSDSDSSSSSSSSTSTDSSSEDEPPKKKKKK